From one Chanodichthys erythropterus isolate Z2021 chromosome 3, ASM2448905v1, whole genome shotgun sequence genomic stretch:
- the LOC137017271 gene encoding cytochrome P450 2K6-like has product MALIDVLLSLGSSTGSILALLLFLVIVLFSINSRSQDEGKYPPGPKPLPLLGNLHMLDLKKTYLSLWELSKEYGSVYTMHFGPKKVVILSGYKTIKHALVNLSEEFGDRDITPIFHDFNQGYGILFSNGENWREMRRFALSNLRDFGMGKKRSEEIIIEESQFLKEEFEKFEGKPFDTTMPIAMAVSNVISAIVYNTRFEYSDTRLHHMVRRPYENMIMTGSTSIQLYNMFPWLRPFVSNQKLIMNNVREAVKQSKELLNGLKKTLNPQEPRGIGDSFLIRQQKDEESGKTDSLYNSMNLYCTINNLFAAGTDTTATTLRWGLLLMAKYPEIQAEVQGEIDRVIGGRQPVVEDRKNLPYTDAVIHETQRLANIIPITPPHKTSCDVHLNGYLIKKGTSVFPLLVSVLRDENEWETPDSFNPRHFLNKQGQFVKKDAFLPFSAGRRVCLGESLARMELFLFFTFLLQHFCFTPPPGVSEDDLDLAPAVGFTLNPAPHKLCAVKRV; this is encoded by the exons ATGGCTTTAATAGATGTGTTACTCTCACTTGGCTCCAGCACAGGTTCAATACTTGCCCTGCTGCTGTTTTTGGTTATTGTTTTGTTCTCCATCAACTCCAGATCTCAGGATGAGGGAAAATATCCTCCAGGACCCAAACCACTGCCACTGCTGGGGAACCTACACATGCTCGACCTCAAGAAAACCTACTTGAGCCTGTGGGAG TTGTCAAAGGAATATGGTTCAGTTTACACAATGCACTTTGGCCCCAAAAAAGTGGTAATATTATCCGGATACAAGACCATCAAACATGCACTTGTGAACCTTTCAGAGGAGTTTGGAGACAGAGATATCACACCGATATTCCATGATTTCAACCAGGGATATG GGATTTTGTTTTCTAATGGTGAAAACTGGAGAGAAATGAGGCGCTTTGCTCTCTCGAACCTGCGAGACTTCGGAATGGGCAAGAAAAGAAGTGAAGAGATTATTATTGAAGAATCGCAATTTTTAAAAGAGGAATTTGAGAAGTTTGAAG GAAAACCATTTGATACAACTATGCCAATAGCCATGGCTGTTTCAAATGTCATCTCTGCCATTGTGTACAACACGAGATTTGAGTACAGCGACACTAGGTTACATCACATGGTCAGACGACCGTACGAAAACATGATTATGACTGGATCAACTTCAATTCAG CTCTACAACATGTTTCCTTGGCTTCGtccttttgtgtcgaatcagaaACTTATTATGAATAATGTCAGAGAAGCGGTCAAACAAAGCAAGGAACTATTAAATGGTCTGAAGAAGACTCTGAACCCTCAGGAGCCCCGAGGAATCGGTGATTCTTTCCTCATACGACAACAGAAGGACGAG GAATCTGGAAAAACAGACTCTTTGTACAATTCAATGAATTTATATTGTACAATCAACAATCTGTTTGCTGCTGGTACTGACACTACGGCCACAACGCTACGCTGGGGTCTTCTGCTAATGGCCAAATACCCTGAAATACAAG CCGAGGTCCAAGGTGAGATTGACCGAGTGATTGGTGGACGTCAGCCAGTGGTGGAGGACAGGAAGAACTTGCCTTACACAGACGCTGTGATTCATGAAACACAGAGACTGGCTAACATAATACCCATTACTCCCCCCCATAAGACCAGCTGTGATGTTCACCTGAACGGATACCTCATCAAGAAG GGTACCAGTGTCTTCCCGCTACTGGTATCTGTATTGAGGGATGAAAATGAGTGGGAAACTCCTGACAGCTTTAACCCAAGACACTTCCTAAATAAGCAGGGCCAGTTTGTAAAAAAGGATGCCTTCTTGCCCTTCTCTGCAG GACGTAGGGTTTGCCTTGGAGAAAGTTTGGCCAGGATGGAGCTCTTTCTATTTTTCACCTTCCTCCTCCAACATTTCTGTTTCACTCCTCCTCCTGGAgtttctgaagatgatctggatCTCGCACCAGCGGTGGGCTTCACCCTGAACCCGGCCCCACACAAACTGTGTGCAGTGAAACGGGTGTAA